The nucleotide window CGGGCTAACTTTGAAACTGAAGCTTTAGACTCTCACGATATCCATTCCATCCGGTGCTCCACCTTTTCCAATATTAGTCAAGAAACCCTTTGACCTTTTCCGTTTCTCTCTTTCCTCAGGCTACGCGGGATACAAGCTGTGCTACCACGAGGTTAAGAAGGTAATCAAAGGAATAGTGCACCAGCCTTTTGAAGTGAAGGGCAGCAGTGTCTTCTATGCCTTCTCCCACTACTTTGACAGAGCTGTGGACTCTGGCCTCATTGGTGAGTGGGCACAGACCACAGCGTCAACACCAGTGTCATTATCTTTCATTGTCATTATGGTCCTTTGCACAAAATAGGTATGCAgattgcgtgtttgtttgtttttccggCACAGATGGCAGCCGAGGCGGTTCCGTTGAAGTCAGAGATTTTAAGAAGAGAGCCAAGGAGGGTAAGAGTTACATATCACCGCGTCTACGGTTAGAAGTTGCACATATCAGTAATTTAATGACTGAAACTATCAGCCCAAGAGTGTGACACTTGCATTGCCCGCGTGGAACCAGAGCTATAACAAGTGGGAAGGAGATGGATGGTGTTATGCAAGGCTGTTTGCGTTGTGAGAACACCGTCACATGGTCTCGGGGAACAAGTCTGGCACAGACCGGCTGACCCGAAGACGTCTGTCTGGCCCCGGCAGGAGGGCACCTGACAGCCACACACCAGCCGGGGGCTGACACATACTGAAACACGCAAACTGTGTACTTACGGGGCCGTTTAACGCTGCCACCCACCACGCAGCCTTGTGCTGACCCTCGGCTGTTCTGATCGCACCTCCCTGTTTATTTaaccaaacaaaacagaaagatCACCTTATAATCACGTAGCGCAGGGGTAAGAAaaggtgttttatttgtcaataCATGGGTCTTGATTCCAGGATATGATACAACAAGGTGTGTCTGTCAAATGCTTTCATTCTTTGTCAGTGGTGTGTGAAACCTGTATTAATGTTATGTCTGAAACCTGTGGTtatttgtgtttgcagtgtgcAACAAAATGACCAAGTACCGTGCTGTTAGCCCCTACCTGTGCATGGATATGACATACATCACCTGCCTGCTAAAGGAGGGCTTTGGCTTCAAAGACAACactgtgctgcaggtgagcaaATAACCCGGCACATTGGATTTGGGAAATCTTAAAGTGATATTTTATCTGTGGTGGATTTCACTCAGCCCATGAATgatccctccccccaccctcctgtAACTCTGCTCAACAGCTATCCAAGAAGGTGAACAACGTGGAGACCAGCTGGGCCCTGGGGGCGACCTTTGACTACTTCAGAAACCTCAACATCCACTAAGGACATGCGTGCTGTCACTGCAGCCAGGACTGAGGGGCTTCCCCGCCCGCGACCAGCCCGTCccgcctcttctcctcctcgacCTCAGCAGCCCCGTTGAAGAAATCACTATATTTTTTATAAGGCCAGCTATTTCTACTGTATGTTGAGCTAGTAACTGGTTGCCTCACTTTATTTTTGTGAAACGTTTACATCTTTGACCCCCTCCTGGGCGTCTGATCTACACCTACCTGATGAGTGTGCACGGGGTAGTCCAGAGGCAATACCAGTCATGCTGTGCACTGTACAGCACATTTATTTAGAGACTTGGTTGCTGGAAGTGCAACCATAGTTGTTTTTCTAAATACTTTTAAAGGAATCCTTTCATTCTAGTCGTAGACAATCATGCATAACCCTAATTCTCTGATTTGCCCCTCAGCATCTTTAGATATAGAGCTGTAGACAATTCTACAGATTATTTTCTTCAACTTTGCACGAAACACTTTAATTGCAGATATTGTAGCTCAGACATGATCAGTTGCTTCGATGTTGACTTGTGTGTTTTGAATCACCATGACTGAAGGGCGGCAAGAACTCTGTCCAGATGCCTTTCACACACTGTTGTATAGCTGTTACATGTATGACGTTAATGCCTGTTTTAAAGTTGAGGCAATATTGTTTCTTTTATCTAGAATGGAACATATCTAATCAAGTGTGGCTAATTGCAGGTGTGCTAAGTCCGAACTctgttttagattttaaaaaatgcctCTAATTATCATTTAAAGCCATTAAATGCAGCAAACATGTAAACCAAAATGATGTAAAAAGGTGAAGCCCAACTTATTTGTTGCTGGTGTCTCAAAACCATTTATAAAAGGGAGTTTAATTATTGTGAactgtacaaatatttaaagattttttttattgtagagCATTTGCATTGCTCTCTAATTTTTGTGTAACTGCTCTTTTGACCATCACTTATTTTCAGTATTCAACATGTTCAATAACTACTGGTGTATGTACAGAATGTAAACTTTCATTCATTCCATATTGTGACAGTAACGCCTTATACTGCTGCACAATTTCTCAAAAATGCCTGTATGTTCATCATGATGAATAACCGGATAGGCGACAATATGTAAATTGCTTTTATTAATGTCAGTGAAACTGAAAGTGCAGATTATACATGTATGGTTTAATTAAATATGGTATATGTATTCTGTATTTGTAATTTTTATAGCAACACAGACTTGTAATGAAATACttctaaaatctaaaaatgtttgtgcttaaaattatttttatcaGACTGGTCAAACATTGGACACTGTTTAAATAAGCTTCCAATGGAGAATGGGACGCTACACAATTCTCCACATCATTtctgagaaatgcacttcatggATAACTGGTCAGGAACAATAGTTAATGTACAACATACAGATAATGTGCTCGGGGAAGCTGCAGTTTAGGGttgatttgtgttcattttgtacgaaagcaaacaaaaagaacCGACAACACaagattaaaatatattatttattttttctatacAGCCATCCAATCTCACACAGTTTTTAAAGATCCACCGGCACAACAAATGCATCACTTGCTTGCAAATCCCATGATCTGTTCCTGTAGAGGAAAAGAGACATAAATTCATCAACTGAAATTTGAATCACGCTTCCTGAAAGCCCGATACAAGTGCGTGGCACCGAAGACCTCGACACAAGACCTGTAAACTGGTGACCTCAGAACATTTAATATGGAAAAAATGTCACTTTTAACTTTTGTGCCTCCATCGTGAACGGCCTTTACAACCAGTCACAGGAGTGCTGGTTTGAATCACTTAGTAGGGAATAAAGTCATTTCACATCAGTGGTCGGTAATAAAAGGGGTGTGAAAACACAAGCCAACACCGCCGTCCTCTGCCCCAGGGCCAGCCCTGcaccccacccacacacacttttggtAACACTAAATTTGGGGCTAAACTTAGATGCCATAGTAGTAGGTTCAGAACTCTGGAAATTACAGACACCGCCAAAGTAAAGCTCCGTGTAATCAGAAAAGAGCAGGGAGGGTAAGAGGAGGATGAGCTTGGGTTGGATAGGTGTTCAATATTATCGGAGAGTGATGGCCTGGTTCACTGGGATGTGCTCGGAGGTAGAGACAAGAAGGGAGCCAGCTTACTTTTAGCGCTGGGACCATGTTGGTGGCCTGCAGACCAAAGGTGCGTAGGAGAACAACAGGAGCGGCGTTGGTGGAGTAGAGGCGTTTCATGAGGTCGATGGCAGCCATCATGGGCAGGTTGTGTCGTTGGCGTTCAGTTTCATACTCCAGCAGGTGCTGCATTGCTCCTGCAGAAACGGAGATTCGGGTGTTAACCAGTTCAAGTGGTGCACTTCGGTCATGTGTTTCCTTCATTAAGTCAAGACATTGGTGCTATTTTCAAAACTTTTAACAgtggaaaaaataaagacagtATCTCAAAACAGAATTATATTTCTCATAAAAAGAAACGTACATATAGTCCTTGGCAGAATtaactaaagaaaaaacatgtagCTTTTTATATTTCAGGCCGACAGCATGCGTTTGAGTTGGGGCTTTGGAAAAGAGTTTAGGGGAAACCGCTGGACTATGGTCGCAGGGCTCGTGTCTGTTTAGAGTTCTCACTGACCCAGATCCTTCCCGTCGAAGGCTGCCTGGCTCAGGATACGCGTCAGGCAAGCCACATCCCCAAAGCCCAGGTTGGCTCCCTGACCAGCCAGAGGATGGACACGATGGGCTGCATCTctgcaaagaaaaacagcatGCTATTTTATGCACAGTGCACAGATAGAAGCGGTatgcgggaggggggggcgtgttaAAAACATTTCAGTGCTACTGCGCAGGCTGCCATGACCATCTTACCCAATGAGAGCTACCCGGTGCCTGATGTACTCTGATGCATGCCCGATGCCCAGAGGAAACTTGACCCTGCTCTTTGGACCGATGCCTGCCACACTGGGGGGAAGCTGTCGAGGCGAACCTGCAGATGGCATGATGGCCGACAGGGTGCTGCGGAACAGGGAGCCAGCCGTCTCGATGAGCTCCGACTGGTTCTCGTTACTCCACTGTTGAGaaaacagacaggcagacaagaaCACAGGGACATGTTCACAGGGAAGGAAATATGACCAGATGAGAGAGAAAGCAGACGTCATTCCTTTGAGTGGAGAAAGAAATTAGCTCACATAGGCCAACGAAAGGGCTCTTTTCCCCTCCCTGACTAACTGGTTTGGCAGGGCTTCAAGAGCTCGGCTGATTAAAAGAAGATGCCAGCCAGGCTGTGCTGTTGAGTTAGCCCCGTTTGAAAAACATTCCATGCAGTAATGGTCGACACTGAGAGACCACAGGTTTAATTAGCAAACCAGGCCCGAAAACCAAACGTGACTCAACCGTGGTGACCCCGTCCATCAGCGGGCCCAGCAAAAATAGGCAGCTTGGGAAAAGGAGTGTCtcccaacacaaaaaaaaatgggagaGGTATGTCATCGTCATAGGGAAGTATTCAAACTGTTTAAAGTTTGGGCAAAACAATTACGGCATTGTTTGTATGGGTCATAAAACAGCTCAATGCTGAGTCTACGGGTATTCCGCCACATGTCGCACACAATACAGAACGGTGCAAAGTCTTGCCGTCGGAAATAAAATCCGAAGACAAATCAACACAGTTCAACGGTTAGACCGAGACTTACGAAGGCAGAGTTGATGGCGTCGACGAAGCTCTCCTcgtccagctccagcagctcctgtgcTTGCTGATGGCTGGTCGACCAAACCAGAGAGCTCTCGGTGTCCGACAGCTGCAGCGCACAGAGGATTGGTCGAGGAAGCGTTAGCAGATACTTCTGAGACTGACGGATACGTTCAAAGAATGAAATACTGCAGTAAATAATGTGGATGTATTACCGGTAACATTGCAATGGGCCCCGATGGGAGAAACCTCTGCCATGCGACATTGTTCTCTGTGGGCTGCCCAACGCATACAtatgattaaattaaaatattaaactgAAGTATTGTGGCTTTGCAATGTTAATTATATCGCTTGCACATAAAAAGTTATTACAAAAGGTTTCTGCTGCATTGGGGGATTCTTGTCAGGTGGAACATGTGATGAAACGCTACCGATAATGCTCGCTTTGGGACAAACGTGAGATTCACCTCCGATAGGTGCAGCACGGCGACCACAGCAGATTGGTCATAATTCCACTTGACGGTTGGAATCCCCAATTCCTGCCGAACCATTGAGTTTGGTCCATCGGCACCAATCTGAAAAACATATGGAACAAATGGAAACGGTAGAAACCGGAACAAAAAGAGATGAATGTCTAGTTTGCGATGGAGCCAAACTGACCAACAGCTTGGTCTCAACACTCTCTCCGCTGGCCAACGTGACCTTGACCCATGGGATGGCGTTTGCTTGCTGGTGGGGCATGGGCCACGAGTACTTCACCACCTTGGACCTGTACTTTACCTGCACGTTATCTGACAAACAACAAGGACATAAAACGGGTGACTACAAAGGcagcagagggggggaaaagcaGATTCAGGATGGTGTGACGAAAGGGATCAATCCGGGTCCTTCGTATGAATGTGTCATCACACTAAATCAGCACTGTGCTCGTTTTCCAGCAAAACAAGAGGATTTTCTCCCTGCGGCCACAGCAGTGGAAGATCTATAAACCACTTCATAAAACACCATTGGTTTTCCTCCTTAGCACATTGTAGCTGCAAAAGTTTACATTTGACAACCAATAGGGTTTTATCTAAAAAAGGACGCCACGGATCCTGAGCTACGGCGACTCATGCAGACTTGGAGCGGCACCCGTCCGCAGCACATCCACTGCTTCCTGAATGAGACAAAGTACAGGTTTCCTGGGGTTTTGAGAGCAGGGTTCCATTGAAACCAGCTGTGTTGAGCACACATTTCATGTACTCTGCGCTAAGCCGGTCAACACCACGGCTAAAATGAGAGGAGAGAAGCCGACAAATGGGCGGCACATGAAGCGAAGACGTGCCGCAACCACACAATCGCTGTTTGGTGCAAAATGTCGAaaactgtttataaatatgccaCTTTAGCTGTCTTTCTGTTGACCTAATGTCAACAGAAAGACAGCGCGACAAAATATCAGCGCTTTGGTGTCTGAAGACAGAGGGTACCGGGCCCTGCAGTGCCAAAAAAATGGgagatttcaaatgaaattTGCAAGAAAAACAGGAGCGGCTCCAAGGGCTGAACATGTCTTTAAAAACCTGGAGGgggtacaaataaacaaaacatgggGACAGGATGGCATAAATGTGGCAGCTTCCATCGCGCAGATGGAACATGAATCAAGGGGTCTCACGGAGCACTGCTGCTCACTGCGGGGGGCTTCACGTTTCAATCGTAAACGCTGCGCTTACCGGACAGGTCGTCCAGCTGTTTAGTGAGTGCAGCCACAACGACGTCGTTCTCCACAATGTGTGCCATCTCGTCCTGCATGTCCTCCTTGTCGAAGGTGATCAGGACATCGGAGCAGGCATCCCAAACCTAAATGGGAGATTGATTGTGACTGCGGTATACAGGTTTTATGCATATCCCCTCTCCCTAAATATAGCCGGGCCGAGAAGTGGCGCTTCGTTGAGCCGAACACGTCGAGAGCTctctgaggggggaggagcaaATGACACTTTGTGATGTGGATTTTTGCAAACATTCTCGTGGAAATGCATAAAACAAATGACATAATTGTGAAGAGTGAGTCAATATTTATCCGCAACCAACAGCAATGGAATGAGATATAGCTTTGGGTTACCGTAATTCCAACCTGGAATTACTATTGGAGTTAAACGTGAGGGGGTGAAAAGTGTTTGTACAAGGTTAATCCTCTCCTGGCTTGTATCTATGGTGACCAAACCCATCATTCTGCAAAAACCTGCTGCTGAGCTTCTCGTTTTCCAACTTGCCATAAAGTAGGGGGGTATACCCGACAGAAAACCACTAATGGCAGTGGGTTTGCAGCTTGTGATAAGTGGTTGGGAAGTAAGATATACAGAgatcagcaccccccccccccaaaaaaaattgGTTTTGTTTTATGCAGGGCGAAATGATGCAGTGTTGGGGTAGAATCTGTTACTACATACTCTAGGATTTAAATAATACACTTCCTCAAAACTTTATAGGGAAAAATCTAAGCAAAATGACACCTGGGTTGCCTTCTCATTTAAATCCAAACCCTGCAAGAGCATTTTACTACATGGAAAGAATGTTATTTAGGGTTGACCTGCAGTACATACTTTTCAGCGCAATTGGGGAAATGCATGAGCATGGGCAAACAAGCCAAGGCGGTGGTAGCAGAGTCAAGGTATAATGGGAGAGGTACACTACCATAATCACTGTAAGGCACTGCAGGATGACATCGGAGGGCCAGAGAGAAACCCTGCGGTTGGGTGCTCGGTACACAGCGACCACATCTTACAAGAGGGACTGAGCCCGCACCCACAGCCGTAAAGCGGGCTCCCTCTGCAGCAAACCACCAACCTCTGAATCTTTCATCTTCTTACCGTTGTTCGCTTGAATCTTCGTAATTATAAGATGTGGGGAATGAGTACTAATTTGAAAACGTCAAAATGATTTACTCTTCATTGAAAAAAAGGGCTTTAGTAAGTAAAGCTTGCAATGGCCAAAGAGCCATCCAGTATATCCACAGTATATACTACACGATGGCTTTTTTAATATAGATCTTATAGTCTTGGTATCTTTAGTGGCACAGATCTGGCAAAGCTGCTGAAAACGTATAAATTGCACTAAGGAATGAACAAAATGCAGTATTACATTCAACAATGTCAGCTATTTCACGTGAACAATTGCATCTCATAAACATGATTATAAGATACAACACTGGGTTGATTGTTGACTAAACTGAATCTTGAGTACAAGTTAAGTGTCACAGACTTTTTAAATTGCATGAATCCGTCACTGTGATTGATGGGTAAAAGAAATGCATGTAGTTAGCCTGTAAATTAGAAAAGTCTGGAGGACCTATGAATAAAACAGTTGTGTAACCAAAGGACCACTGTAGTATGCAGTTGTTACTTTTGTTTGTCTTAAATTATACTTTTCTGAACATTTGACATTGCACTGTCGGGGCAATTAATCTACCTTTTGgttgcacattttaaatgagaatTGAATTTAAGTGAGCTCAAGATTAACATACCTGCATCCTTTTATAGGGCTTGCACCTCATCTTTGTGATGTGCTCCCATGCGCCAACACCTGTGTGtgcacaaatacatttcaaaacaattaCAATACAAATTTAAAGCAATCCTGCATGTAATTGAACTCAAAATGCAAACAAGGTGAACAACACTTGAATAATTGCtttacacacactttttttttttaactttcatatGATTTGTGTCAGGCGCACAAGCGTAAACCCGGCAGATGGCAAATTTAGGGCATAGAATGCGTTTCACAGGCCATTCCATCGGGCTTGGCTCCATTTCCAGGGAAGAAAGGTCAGATATGGCACCTGCCAGGCCCTGGTGACTGTGCCCAATCAACACTGTGGGAGCCTTTATCCGTGGAGCACCAGAAGCTTCTCACAGGACTGGAGCCAATCGATTTTTAGATCTATTTTTTGTCTGTTGTGGCCCTGTCGTATTCAATGTACATTAGACCTTTAGCAAGAACACAACCCGCCACAGGTTACGTTTTACAGTGTTTAGTATGTCAGGATGAATACTGTACCAGTGAGGAGGGTGGCAGAGCCTGGACTGATGGAGCTCACTCTGGTGCTGTAGGTGTCTGGGACTTTGTGCATTACTTTCTTGTTCCCCGCTTCAAGCAGAAGAATCTTCTTACCCTCCAAATTGCGATCcatgcctttaaaaaaaaacaacaggaaaatTGTAAGTACCAATGCTATTTTAAACAGTGTTGCTGCAGAAAAAGTTAAAATCTGGCAAAAGGTGACTACACGTGTTTCCCAATGTCAACACATCCTGGAGTTTCTATCTTAGTAACTAAATGCTGTAGGGTAATAATCCCACATTTCTATGGGTTTCTCTAAAGACTCACAGCTCCCCTGTCATCCCCGAtaacactttttttgtatttatttaaatgtgtggtTAGCTGATTACACGCTCCAAAATGTAAAGGGCGGCGACGACGTCACTCACCCAGGGAACACGCCATTGCAGATCCGACCATTCCTCCCCCGGATATAATGATATCATAAACTTCATTCTTGCCCGAGTCGTCCACGTGCTGCGCGCACACGAATCCTTTGCTGTGGATTTTTAAAGCAGAAACATGCTTTTCTGCCACCAGACAGCGGCCGAGTCCGTTAAAGGCCAGCGTCGCCCTTGTGAGCTTGTGCATGATTTCTGTCCTCCGTGGTCACAAGAGACGAGTGCCGGATTAAACAGGATGAACCGCTACAACTTTGAGGTCTGTACACTTTCGTGCGTGTTATCAGACGGACGATCCCCCCTCCCTGTGCGCGTGTCGTAATTACTGCAGCTGTGCCATTTTTTGGTGTAATCCCGGACCGTTTTGGTTTGTGTTGACAAGCGCTCCGAGAGGAAATACTTCCGGGTTTCTTGTCCAATCACAGAAGAGGACCGTCACGGCCGACCGTTGCTGCTTCTGTCCACGAGCAGTGCTAACGCTACGCTAACCGAGACGCGGGGGGAGTGTAAGTAAAACACGCTGGCTTCGGTTTAAGTGCAGTACTGTACACTACTcttgtgcactttatttcaACGGAAAGCATCAGTTTATTGAATAAGCCGTAATGCGTTTTGTCGGACGTAGGAGTTTAGCGACCTTACGTTCTGTTTGGAAATGACGTCAAAACTCATAATGGCTGCTCGGTGTTACTTTTATCGTTTAATCgtttttgcttttcatttgaaaacaatcgATAAGTTTGTAGTTAtataaattattatatatagCTAAGTAAATGGATAGCTTCGCTACAGCTAAATACATGCCACTAAATCAATATAGCACGACTAACCCTATGTTGAGAGCTGAGAGGTCCGGTTACCATGGAAACCCTTTTACGCTGTGTTTGTATTGCTTTTGTTGGCAGGATTTAAAATGCATTGATTGGCGATTTCAattaatgtattattcatttacTTCCTCAATAATTTAAAATAGCAATGATAATTGTTTAATATGGCCATCACCGTTTCCCAGAGCTCAAGTGGACGTGAATCAACCTGCAGCTGCAACTAACAATCATTATAGATTAATTAACTGCTTGTCACTTTTCTTTCAATAAACAATTGATGAGTTAGTTCACAAACTGTAA belongs to Gasterosteus aculeatus chromosome 15, fGasAcu3.hap1.1, whole genome shotgun sequence and includes:
- the coq6 gene encoding ubiquinone biosynthesis monooxygenase COQ6, mitochondrial, whose protein sequence is MHKLTRATLAFNGLGRCLVAEKHVSALKIHSKGFVCAQHVDDSGKNEVYDIIISGGGMVGSAMACSLGMDRNLEGKKILLLEAGNKKVMHKVPDTYSTRVSSISPGSATLLTGVGAWEHITKMRCKPYKRMQVWDACSDVLITFDKEDMQDEMAHIVENDVVVAALTKQLDDLSDNVQVKYRSKVVKYSWPMPHQQANAIPWVKVTLASGESVETKLLIGADGPNSMVRQELGIPTVKWNYDQSAVVAVLHLSEPTENNVAWQRFLPSGPIAMLPLSDTESSLVWSTSHQQAQELLELDEESFVDAINSAFWSNENQSELIETAGSLFRSTLSAIMPSAGSPRQLPPSVAGIGPKSRVKFPLGIGHASEYIRHRVALIGDAAHRVHPLAGQGANLGFGDVACLTRILSQAAFDGKDLGAMQHLLEYETERQRHNLPMMAAIDLMKRLYSTNAAPVVLLRTFGLQATNMVPALKEQIMGFASK